One Vitis vinifera cultivar Pinot Noir 40024 chromosome 8, ASM3070453v1 genomic window carries:
- the LOC100250123 gene encoding probable arabinosyltransferase ARAD1: MAERNASPLGFVTRNSLLCLFSVASILFILSWLSVLRSTGRPRFIDHSLLPNSKLFAVTDNGNSESQNQNDIEPSIESEEKALEGKNSVKCGSNYPVLKVFMYDLPAEFHFGLLDWAPAGESVWPDIRTKFPLYPGGLNLQHSIEYWLTLDLLSSEFPENQNARAAIRVHNSSEADVIFVPFFSSLSYNHFGKFKGRQKKNENNLLQDKLVKFLTAQEEWIRSEGRDHIIMAHHPNSMLDARMKLWPAIFILSDFGRYPPNIANVGKDVIAPYKHVIKSFINDTSDFDSRPTLLYFQGAIYRKDGGFIRQELFYLLKDEKDVHFAFGNTQGNGINKASQGMHSSKFCLNIAGDTPSSNRLFDAIASHCVPVIISDEIELPYEDVLDYSQFCIFVRTSDALKDKFLIKLIRSIKKDEWTRMWRRLKEVENFFEFQYPSKEGDAVQMIWQAITRKVPAIRMKLHKSRRFSRSSVGRERVLNSMQLPKNFW; the protein is encoded by the exons ATGGCAGAGAGGAACGCCTCGCCGCTTGGATTTGTTACCCGAAATTCTTTGCTATGTTTGTTTTCAGTAGCATCCATTTTGTTCATACTATCTTGGTTATCTGTGCTGCGGTCCACGGGCCGCCCTCGCTTCATTGACCATAGTTTGCTGCCCAATTCTAAGCTCTTTGCTGTGACTGATAACGGTAATTCTGaatctcaaaatcaaaatgaCATTGAACCCTCAATTGAGAGTGAAGAAAAAGCACTTGAAGGGAAAAATTCTGTGAAATGTGGTTCAAACTATCCGGTTCTTAAGGTTTTTATGTATGATTTGCCGGCAGAGTTTCATTTTGGGCTCTTGGATTGGGCACCCGCTGGAGAAAGTGTTTGGCCTGATATTCGAACCAAATTCCCTCTTTACCCTGGTGGGTTAAACTTGCAACACAGCATAGAGTATTGGCTTACCTTGGATCTCCTCTCTTCAGAATTTCCTGAAAATCAGAATGCTCGTGCTGCTATAAGAGTGCATAATTCGAGTGAAGCTGATGTTATATTTGTTCCATTCTTTTCCTCATTAAGCTATAACCATTTTGGCAAGTTCAAGGGACGccaaaagaagaatgaaaacaaTCTGCTACAAGATAAGTTGGTGAAGTTTTTAACTGCTCAAGAGGAATGGATTCGGTCGGAAGGACGGGACCATATAATTATGGCCCACCACCCCAATAGCATGTTAGATGCAAGGATGAAGCTGTGGCCAGCAATATTCATACTTTCAGATTTTGGAAGGTATCCCCCAAATATAGCAAATGTCGGAAAGGACGTGATTGCACCTTACAAACACGTAATAAAAAGCTTCATCAATGACACATCCGATTTTGATAGCCGTCCAACCTTGTTGTACTTTCAAGGAGCCATCTACAGAAAAGAT GGTGGGTTCATCCGACAGGAGTTATTTTACCTtctaaaagatgaaaaagatgTGCATTTTGCATTTGGAAATACACAAGGGAATGGCATCAACAAGGCCAGCCAGGGAATGCACTCCTCAAAATTCTGCCTCAACATAGCAGGTGACACCCCCTCATCAAACCGCCTCTTTGACGCCATTGCCAGCCACTGTGTCCCAGTCATAATCAGTGATGAGATTGAGCTCCCCTATGAGGATGTCCTTGACTACTCACAGTTCTGCATATTTGTTCGCACATCAGATGCCCTCAAGGACAAGTTCCTCATAAAACTCATAAGGAGCATCAAGAAGGATGAATGGACCAGGATGTGGAGGAGGTTGAAAGAAGTCGAGAACTTCTTTGAGTTTCAGTACCCATCAAAGGAAGGCGACGCAGTGCAAATGATATGGCAGGCTATCACACGAAAGGTTCCTGCCATCAGAATGAAGTTACACAAGTCGAGGCGATTTTCCAGGTCTTCTGTTGGTAGGGAAAGAGTGCTAAACTCAATGCAATTGCCAAAAAATTTTTGGTGA